In one Dreissena polymorpha isolate Duluth1 chromosome 7, UMN_Dpol_1.0, whole genome shotgun sequence genomic region, the following are encoded:
- the LOC127838698 gene encoding mucin-1-like isoform X7 — protein MNPSILCIGLLIYAAGYDASPTPNGESQSCFTCHNIAVGDVCNHTQTCSPNQGVCITQISLAEDDAWVTRACARLTICANSEENNADECYWENPASYGFEGKCSFCCSGNDCNTELPANFRLPREDSEDPGDTGVIKQPKAPPKPGGTTRPKPGRTTGPKPGGPKPGGTTNPKPGGTTRPKPGGTTGPKPGGPKPGGTTKPKPGGTTRPKPGGTTGPKPGGPKPGGTTKPKPGGTTRPKPGGTTRPKPGGTTQPKPGGTSRPKPPATNPPNPPSNNPSNPPATNPPATNPSATNPPQTNPPATNPPATNPPATNSPPTASPNPPATKPPSKPPAGGGSSHGNSGESSSSESSEESGSGGRPSCGGKGCSGREPQSVDIDVKIHIGRNQLKGGGSSCEDTDHGKHPHRPSHPKTTAQPQTQQQAVTDKPTMAQPTHSPTNSPSTQPPPTNPSTQTTTPETTTTQSTTQQPTTQSPATQQPTTQPPTTQPPTTQPPTTQPPPTQPQTTQPPTTQPPTTQPPTTQPPTTQPPTTQPPTTQSPTTTSLPAVTATAYPTSSTSKPFTCYTCQDSTCQNQKLVTCPTDEHFCLTTVDQKADGSRVFTKGCVKEPECEVKWWQNTSGKSECMVSIDDAPSGPPNMAMTCSFCCTKDTCNEFAKPSDPYAYYIGKSLPKIP, from the exons ATGAATCCTTCAATACTCTGTATTGGCCTATTGATTTACGCAG CAGGTTATGACGCTAGCCCTACGCCAAACGGCGAGAGCCAGTCATGTTTCACGTGCCACAATATCGCAGTAGGGGATGTGTGTAACCACACACAAACATGCAGTCCCAATCAG GGTGTTTGCATCACGCAGATCTCATTAGCTGAAGATGACGCGTGGGTGACTCGCGCATGCGCAAGACTCACT ATTTGCGCAAACTCTGAAGAGAACAACGCAGACGAGTGTTACTGGGAGAACCCGGCCTCCTACGGCTTCGAGGGGAAGTGTTCCTTCTGCTGCAGCGGCAACGACTGCAACACCGAACTCCCCGCAAATTTCCGGTTGCCACGCGAGGATTCGGAGGACCCAGGCGATACCG GTGTTATTAAGCAGCCAAAGGCACCACCAAAACCTGGCGGCACCACACGACCAAAGCCAGGTAGAACCACAGGCCCTAAACCAGGTGGACCTAAACCAGGTGGTACCACAAACCCAAAGCCAGGTGGAACGACCCGGCCAAAGCCAGGAGGAACCACAGGCCCTAAACCAGGTGGACCTAAGCCAG GTGGTACCACAAAACCAAAACCAGGTGGAACGACCCGACCAAAGCCAGGAGGAACAACAGGCCCTAAACCAGGTGGTCCTAAGCCAGGTGGTACCACAAAACCAAAGCCAGGTGGAACTACCCGACCCAAGCCAGGTGGAACGACCCGACCCAAGCCAGGTGGAACGACCCAACCCAAGCCAGGTGGAACATCAAGACCTAAACCACCTGCAACAAATCCACCAAATCCTCCTTCAAACAACCCATCCAACCCACCGGCAACTAACCCTCCGGCAACGAACCCATCGGCAACTAACCCACCACAAACTAACCCACCGGCAACTAACCCACCGGCAACGAACCCACCGGCAACCAATTCACCGCCAACAGCCTCTCCAAATCCCCCAGCAACGAAGCCACCAAGTAAACCACCGGCAGGGGGCGGATCGTCGCATGGTAACTCAGGGGAAAGTAGCAGTTCCGAAAGTTCCGAGGAGAGCGGAAGTGGAGGCCGTCCGAGCTGCGGCGGGAAAGGATGCAGTGGCCGCGAGCCACAATCTGTAGACATCGATGTTAAGATCCATATCGGTCGGAACCAGCTAAAGGGTGGAGGATCATCTTGTGAAGATACTGACCACGGGAAGCATCCTCATAGACCGAGCCATCCAAAAACAACCGCTCAACCACAAACACAACAACAAGCTGTCACCGATAAGCCTACAATGGCCCAGCCAACTCACAGCCCAACCAACTCACCCTCAACCCAGCCACCGCCAACTAATCCTTCTACACAAACAACCACGCCCGAAACAACAACTACTCAGTCAACAACTCAGCAACCAACAACACAATCACCAGCCACTCAACAACCAACAACCCAACCACCAACCACTCAGCCACCAACCACTCAACCACCAACAACTCAACCACCACCAACACAACCACAAACAACACAACCACCAACAACTCA ACCACCAACAACTCAACCACCAACAACTCAACCACCAACAACTCAACCACCAACAACTCAACCACCAACAACTCAATCACCAACTACAACCAGCTTACCCGCCGTCACAGCTACCGCCTACCCAACATCGTCAACTAGTAAAC CATTCACGTGCTACACGTGCCAGGACAGCACGTGTCAGAACCAGAAGCTTGTCACGTGTCCTACAGACGAACACTTCTGTCTGACCACAGTGGACCAGAAGGCGGACGGTTCCAGAGTGTTCACCAAAGG CTGCGTCAAGGAACCGGAATGCGAGGTGAAATGGTGGCAGAATACTTCCGGCAAGTCCGAGTGCATGGTAAGCATCGACGACGCTCCTTCCGGCCCTCCGAACATGGCGATGACGTGCAGCTTCTGTTGCACGAAAGACACGTGCAACGAGTTCGCCAAGCCGTCTGATCCATATGCGTACTACATCGGGAAGAGCCTCCCGAAGATACCTTAA
- the LOC127838698 gene encoding mucin-1-like isoform X2, translated as MNPSILCIGLLIYAAGYDASPTPNGESQSCFTCHNIAVGDVCNHTQTCSPNQGVCITQISLAEDDAWVTRACARLTICANSEENNADECYWENPASYGFEGKCSFCCSGNDCNTELPANFRLPREDSEDPGDTGVIKQPKAPPKPGGTTRPKPGRTTGPKPGGPKPGGTTNPKPGGTTRPKPGGTTGPKPGGPKPGGTTNPKPGGTTRPKPGGTTSPKPGGPKPGGTTKPKPGGTTRPKPGGTTGPKPGGPKPGGTTKPKPGGTTRPKPGGTTRPKPGGTTQPKPGGTSRPKPPATNPPNPPSNNPSNPPATNPPATNPSATNPPQTNPPATNPPATNPPATNSPPTASPNPPATKPPSKPPAGGGSSHGNSGESSSSESSEESGSGGRPSCGGKGCSGREPQSVDIDVKIHIGRNQLKGGGSSCEDTDHGKHPHRPSHPKTTAQPQTQQQAVTDKPTMAQPTHSPTNSPSTQPPPTNPSTQTTTPETTTTQSTTQQPTTQSPATQQPTTQPPTTQPPTTQPPTTQPPPTQPQTTQPPTTQPPTTQPPTTQPPTTQPPTTQPPTTQSPTTTSLPAVTATAYPTSSTSKPFTCYTCQDSTCQNQKLVTCPTDEHFCLTTVDQKADGSRVFTKGCVKEPECEVKWWQNTSGKSECMVSIDDAPSGPPNMAMTCSFCCTKDTCNEFAKPSDPYAYYIGKSLPKIP; from the exons ATGAATCCTTCAATACTCTGTATTGGCCTATTGATTTACGCAG CAGGTTATGACGCTAGCCCTACGCCAAACGGCGAGAGCCAGTCATGTTTCACGTGCCACAATATCGCAGTAGGGGATGTGTGTAACCACACACAAACATGCAGTCCCAATCAG GGTGTTTGCATCACGCAGATCTCATTAGCTGAAGATGACGCGTGGGTGACTCGCGCATGCGCAAGACTCACT ATTTGCGCAAACTCTGAAGAGAACAACGCAGACGAGTGTTACTGGGAGAACCCGGCCTCCTACGGCTTCGAGGGGAAGTGTTCCTTCTGCTGCAGCGGCAACGACTGCAACACCGAACTCCCCGCAAATTTCCGGTTGCCACGCGAGGATTCGGAGGACCCAGGCGATACCG GTGTTATTAAGCAGCCAAAGGCACCACCAAAACCTGGCGGCACCACACGACCAAAGCCAGGTAGAACCACAGGCCCTAAACCAGGTGGACCTAAACCAGGTGGTACCACAAACCCAAAGCCAGGTGGAACGACCCGGCCAAAGCCAGGAGGAACCACAGGCCCTAAACCAGGTGGACCTAAGCCAGGTGGTACCACAAACCCAAAACCAGGTGGAACGACCCGACCAAAGCCAGGAGGAACAACAAGCCCTAAACCAGGTGGTCCTAAGCCAG GTGGTACCACAAAACCAAAACCAGGTGGAACGACCCGACCAAAGCCAGGAGGAACAACAGGCCCTAAACCAGGTGGTCCTAAGCCAGGTGGTACCACAAAACCAAAGCCAGGTGGAACTACCCGACCCAAGCCAGGTGGAACGACCCGACCCAAGCCAGGTGGAACGACCCAACCCAAGCCAGGTGGAACATCAAGACCTAAACCACCTGCAACAAATCCACCAAATCCTCCTTCAAACAACCCATCCAACCCACCGGCAACTAACCCTCCGGCAACGAACCCATCGGCAACTAACCCACCACAAACTAACCCACCGGCAACTAACCCACCGGCAACGAACCCACCGGCAACCAATTCACCGCCAACAGCCTCTCCAAATCCCCCAGCAACGAAGCCACCAAGTAAACCACCGGCAGGGGGCGGATCGTCGCATGGTAACTCAGGGGAAAGTAGCAGTTCCGAAAGTTCCGAGGAGAGCGGAAGTGGAGGCCGTCCGAGCTGCGGCGGGAAAGGATGCAGTGGCCGCGAGCCACAATCTGTAGACATCGATGTTAAGATCCATATCGGTCGGAACCAGCTAAAGGGTGGAGGATCATCTTGTGAAGATACTGACCACGGGAAGCATCCTCATAGACCGAGCCATCCAAAAACAACCGCTCAACCACAAACACAACAACAAGCTGTCACCGATAAGCCTACAATGGCCCAGCCAACTCACAGCCCAACCAACTCACCCTCAACCCAGCCACCGCCAACTAATCCTTCTACACAAACAACCACGCCCGAAACAACAACTACTCAGTCAACAACTCAGCAACCAACAACACAATCACCAGCCACTCAACAACCAACAACCCAACCACCAACCACTCAGCCACCAACCACTCAACCACCAACAACTCAACCACCACCAACACAACCACAAACAACACAACCACCAACAACTCA ACCACCAACAACTCAACCACCAACAACTCAACCACCAACAACTCAACCACCAACAACTCAACCACCAACAACTCAATCACCAACTACAACCAGCTTACCCGCCGTCACAGCTACCGCCTACCCAACATCGTCAACTAGTAAAC CATTCACGTGCTACACGTGCCAGGACAGCACGTGTCAGAACCAGAAGCTTGTCACGTGTCCTACAGACGAACACTTCTGTCTGACCACAGTGGACCAGAAGGCGGACGGTTCCAGAGTGTTCACCAAAGG CTGCGTCAAGGAACCGGAATGCGAGGTGAAATGGTGGCAGAATACTTCCGGCAAGTCCGAGTGCATGGTAAGCATCGACGACGCTCCTTCCGGCCCTCCGAACATGGCGATGACGTGCAGCTTCTGTTGCACGAAAGACACGTGCAACGAGTTCGCCAAGCCGTCTGATCCATATGCGTACTACATCGGGAAGAGCCTCCCGAAGATACCTTAA
- the LOC127838698 gene encoding basic proline-rich protein-like isoform X9 — protein sequence MNPSILCIGLLIYAAGYDASPTPNGESQSCFTCHNIAVGDVCNHTQTCSPNQGVCITQISLAEDDAWVTRACARLTICANSEENNADECYWENPASYGFEGKCSFCCSGNDCNTELPANFRLPREDSEDPGDTGVIKQPKAPPKPGGTTRPKPGRTTGPKPGGPKPGGTTNPKPGGTTRPKPGGTTGPKPGGPKPGGTTNPKPGGTTRPKPGGTTRPKPGGTTQPKPGGTSRPKPPATNPPNPPSNNPSNPPATNPPATNPSATNPPQTNPPATNPPATNPPATNSPPTASPNPPATKPPSKPPAGGGSSHGNSGESSSSESSEESGSGGRPSCGGKGCSGREPQSVDIDVKIHIGRNQLKGGGSSCEDTDHGKHPHRPSHPKTTAQPQTQQQAVTDKPTMAQPTHSPTNSPSTQPPPTNPSTQTTTPETTTTQSTTQQPTTQSPATQQPTTQPPTTQPPTTQPPTTQPPPTQPQTTQPPTTQPPTTQPPTTQPPTTQPPTTQPPTTQSPTTTSLPAVTATAYPTSSTSKPFTCYTCQDSTCQNQKLVTCPTDEHFCLTTVDQKADGSRVFTKGCVKEPECEVKWWQNTSGKSECMVSIDDAPSGPPNMAMTCSFCCTKDTCNEFAKPSDPYAYYIGKSLPKIP from the exons ATGAATCCTTCAATACTCTGTATTGGCCTATTGATTTACGCAG CAGGTTATGACGCTAGCCCTACGCCAAACGGCGAGAGCCAGTCATGTTTCACGTGCCACAATATCGCAGTAGGGGATGTGTGTAACCACACACAAACATGCAGTCCCAATCAG GGTGTTTGCATCACGCAGATCTCATTAGCTGAAGATGACGCGTGGGTGACTCGCGCATGCGCAAGACTCACT ATTTGCGCAAACTCTGAAGAGAACAACGCAGACGAGTGTTACTGGGAGAACCCGGCCTCCTACGGCTTCGAGGGGAAGTGTTCCTTCTGCTGCAGCGGCAACGACTGCAACACCGAACTCCCCGCAAATTTCCGGTTGCCACGCGAGGATTCGGAGGACCCAGGCGATACCG GTGTTATTAAGCAGCCAAAGGCACCACCAAAACCTGGCGGCACCACACGACCAAAGCCAGGTAGAACCACAGGCCCTAAACCAGGTGGACCTAAACCAGGTGGTACCACAAACCCAAAGCCAGGTGGAACGACCCGGCCAAAGCCAGGAGGAACCACAGGCCCTAAACCAGGTGGACCTAAGCCAGGTGGTACCACAAACCCAAAACCAG GTGGAACTACCCGACCCAAGCCAGGTGGAACGACCCGACCCAAGCCAGGTGGAACGACCCAACCCAAGCCAGGTGGAACATCAAGACCTAAACCACCTGCAACAAATCCACCAAATCCTCCTTCAAACAACCCATCCAACCCACCGGCAACTAACCCTCCGGCAACGAACCCATCGGCAACTAACCCACCACAAACTAACCCACCGGCAACTAACCCACCGGCAACGAACCCACCGGCAACCAATTCACCGCCAACAGCCTCTCCAAATCCCCCAGCAACGAAGCCACCAAGTAAACCACCGGCAGGGGGCGGATCGTCGCATGGTAACTCAGGGGAAAGTAGCAGTTCCGAAAGTTCCGAGGAGAGCGGAAGTGGAGGCCGTCCGAGCTGCGGCGGGAAAGGATGCAGTGGCCGCGAGCCACAATCTGTAGACATCGATGTTAAGATCCATATCGGTCGGAACCAGCTAAAGGGTGGAGGATCATCTTGTGAAGATACTGACCACGGGAAGCATCCTCATAGACCGAGCCATCCAAAAACAACCGCTCAACCACAAACACAACAACAAGCTGTCACCGATAAGCCTACAATGGCCCAGCCAACTCACAGCCCAACCAACTCACCCTCAACCCAGCCACCGCCAACTAATCCTTCTACACAAACAACCACGCCCGAAACAACAACTACTCAGTCAACAACTCAGCAACCAACAACACAATCACCAGCCACTCAACAACCAACAACCCAACCACCAACCACTCAGCCACCAACCACTCAACCACCAACAACTCAACCACCACCAACACAACCACAAACAACACAACCACCAACAACTCA ACCACCAACAACTCAACCACCAACAACTCAACCACCAACAACTCAACCACCAACAACTCAACCACCAACAACTCAATCACCAACTACAACCAGCTTACCCGCCGTCACAGCTACCGCCTACCCAACATCGTCAACTAGTAAAC CATTCACGTGCTACACGTGCCAGGACAGCACGTGTCAGAACCAGAAGCTTGTCACGTGTCCTACAGACGAACACTTCTGTCTGACCACAGTGGACCAGAAGGCGGACGGTTCCAGAGTGTTCACCAAAGG CTGCGTCAAGGAACCGGAATGCGAGGTGAAATGGTGGCAGAATACTTCCGGCAAGTCCGAGTGCATGGTAAGCATCGACGACGCTCCTTCCGGCCCTCCGAACATGGCGATGACGTGCAGCTTCTGTTGCACGAAAGACACGTGCAACGAGTTCGCCAAGCCGTCTGATCCATATGCGTACTACATCGGGAAGAGCCTCCCGAAGATACCTTAA
- the LOC127838698 gene encoding mucin-1-like isoform X5: MNPSILCIGLLIYAAGYDASPTPNGESQSCFTCHNIAVGDVCNHTQTCSPNQGVCITQISLAEDDAWVTRACARLTICANSEENNADECYWENPASYGFEGKCSFCCSGNDCNTELPANFRLPREDSEDPGDTGVIKQPKAPPKPGGTTRPKPGRTTGPKPGGPKPGGTTNPKPGGTTRPKPGGTTGPKPGGPKPGGTTNPKPGGTTRPKPGGTTSPKPGGPKPGGTTKPKPGGTTRPKPGGTTRPKPGGTTQPKPGGTSRPKPPATNPPNPPSNNPSNPPATNPPATNPSATNPPQTNPPATNPPATNPPATNSPPTASPNPPATKPPSKPPAGGGSSHGNSGESSSSESSEESGSGGRPSCGGKGCSGREPQSVDIDVKIHIGRNQLKGGGSSCEDTDHGKHPHRPSHPKTTAQPQTQQQAVTDKPTMAQPTHSPTNSPSTQPPPTNPSTQTTTPETTTTQSTTQQPTTQSPATQQPTTQPPTTQPPTTQPPTTQPPPTQPQTTQPPTTQPPTTQPPTTQPPTTQPPTTQPPTTQSPTTTSLPAVTATAYPTSSTSKPFTCYTCQDSTCQNQKLVTCPTDEHFCLTTVDQKADGSRVFTKGCVKEPECEVKWWQNTSGKSECMVSIDDAPSGPPNMAMTCSFCCTKDTCNEFAKPSDPYAYYIGKSLPKIP; the protein is encoded by the exons ATGAATCCTTCAATACTCTGTATTGGCCTATTGATTTACGCAG CAGGTTATGACGCTAGCCCTACGCCAAACGGCGAGAGCCAGTCATGTTTCACGTGCCACAATATCGCAGTAGGGGATGTGTGTAACCACACACAAACATGCAGTCCCAATCAG GGTGTTTGCATCACGCAGATCTCATTAGCTGAAGATGACGCGTGGGTGACTCGCGCATGCGCAAGACTCACT ATTTGCGCAAACTCTGAAGAGAACAACGCAGACGAGTGTTACTGGGAGAACCCGGCCTCCTACGGCTTCGAGGGGAAGTGTTCCTTCTGCTGCAGCGGCAACGACTGCAACACCGAACTCCCCGCAAATTTCCGGTTGCCACGCGAGGATTCGGAGGACCCAGGCGATACCG GTGTTATTAAGCAGCCAAAGGCACCACCAAAACCTGGCGGCACCACACGACCAAAGCCAGGTAGAACCACAGGCCCTAAACCAGGTGGACCTAAACCAGGTGGTACCACAAACCCAAAGCCAGGTGGAACGACCCGGCCAAAGCCAGGAGGAACCACAGGCCCTAAACCAGGTGGACCTAAGCCAGGTGGTACCACAAACCCAAAACCAGGTGGAACGACCCGACCAAAGCCAGGAGGAACAACAAGCCCTAAACCAGGTGGTCCTAAGCCAGGTGGTACCACAAAACCAAAGCCAG GTGGAACTACCCGACCCAAGCCAGGTGGAACGACCCGACCCAAGCCAGGTGGAACGACCCAACCCAAGCCAGGTGGAACATCAAGACCTAAACCACCTGCAACAAATCCACCAAATCCTCCTTCAAACAACCCATCCAACCCACCGGCAACTAACCCTCCGGCAACGAACCCATCGGCAACTAACCCACCACAAACTAACCCACCGGCAACTAACCCACCGGCAACGAACCCACCGGCAACCAATTCACCGCCAACAGCCTCTCCAAATCCCCCAGCAACGAAGCCACCAAGTAAACCACCGGCAGGGGGCGGATCGTCGCATGGTAACTCAGGGGAAAGTAGCAGTTCCGAAAGTTCCGAGGAGAGCGGAAGTGGAGGCCGTCCGAGCTGCGGCGGGAAAGGATGCAGTGGCCGCGAGCCACAATCTGTAGACATCGATGTTAAGATCCATATCGGTCGGAACCAGCTAAAGGGTGGAGGATCATCTTGTGAAGATACTGACCACGGGAAGCATCCTCATAGACCGAGCCATCCAAAAACAACCGCTCAACCACAAACACAACAACAAGCTGTCACCGATAAGCCTACAATGGCCCAGCCAACTCACAGCCCAACCAACTCACCCTCAACCCAGCCACCGCCAACTAATCCTTCTACACAAACAACCACGCCCGAAACAACAACTACTCAGTCAACAACTCAGCAACCAACAACACAATCACCAGCCACTCAACAACCAACAACCCAACCACCAACCACTCAGCCACCAACCACTCAACCACCAACAACTCAACCACCACCAACACAACCACAAACAACACAACCACCAACAACTCA ACCACCAACAACTCAACCACCAACAACTCAACCACCAACAACTCAACCACCAACAACTCAACCACCAACAACTCAATCACCAACTACAACCAGCTTACCCGCCGTCACAGCTACCGCCTACCCAACATCGTCAACTAGTAAAC CATTCACGTGCTACACGTGCCAGGACAGCACGTGTCAGAACCAGAAGCTTGTCACGTGTCCTACAGACGAACACTTCTGTCTGACCACAGTGGACCAGAAGGCGGACGGTTCCAGAGTGTTCACCAAAGG CTGCGTCAAGGAACCGGAATGCGAGGTGAAATGGTGGCAGAATACTTCCGGCAAGTCCGAGTGCATGGTAAGCATCGACGACGCTCCTTCCGGCCCTCCGAACATGGCGATGACGTGCAGCTTCTGTTGCACGAAAGACACGTGCAACGAGTTCGCCAAGCCGTCTGATCCATATGCGTACTACATCGGGAAGAGCCTCCCGAAGATACCTTAA
- the LOC127838698 gene encoding mucin-1-like isoform X6, with amino-acid sequence MNPSILCIGLLIYAAGYDASPTPNGESQSCFTCHNIAVGDVCNHTQTCSPNQGVCITQISLAEDDAWVTRACARLTICANSEENNADECYWENPASYGFEGKCSFCCSGNDCNTELPANFRLPREDSEDPGDTGVIKQPKAPPKPGGTTRPKPGRTTGPKPGGPKPGGTTNPKPGGTTRPKPGGTTGPKPGGPKPGGTTKPKPGGTTRPKPGGTTGPKPGGPKPGGTTKPKPGGTTRPKPGGTTRPKPGGTTQPKPGGTSRPKPPATNPPNPPSNNPSNPPATNPPATNPSATNPPQTNPPATNPPATNPPATNSPPTASPNPPATKPPSKPPAGGGSSHGNSGESSSSESSEESGSGGRPSCGGKGCSGREPQSVDIDVKIHIGRNQLKGGGSSCEDTDHGKHPHRPSHPKTTAQPQTQQQAVTDKPTMAQPTHSPTNSPSTQPPPTNPSTQTTTPETTTTQSTTQQPTTQSPATQQPTTQPPTTQPPTTQPPTTQPPPTQPQTTQPPTTQPPTTQPPTTQPPTTQPPTTQPPTTQSPTTTSLPAVTATAYPTSSTSKPFTCYTCQDSTCQNQKLVTCPTDEHFCLTTVDQKADGSRVFTKGCVKEPECEVKWWQNTSGKSECMVSIDDAPSGPPNMAMTCSFCCTKDTCNEFAKPSDPYAYYIGKSLPKIP; translated from the exons ATGAATCCTTCAATACTCTGTATTGGCCTATTGATTTACGCAG CAGGTTATGACGCTAGCCCTACGCCAAACGGCGAGAGCCAGTCATGTTTCACGTGCCACAATATCGCAGTAGGGGATGTGTGTAACCACACACAAACATGCAGTCCCAATCAG GGTGTTTGCATCACGCAGATCTCATTAGCTGAAGATGACGCGTGGGTGACTCGCGCATGCGCAAGACTCACT ATTTGCGCAAACTCTGAAGAGAACAACGCAGACGAGTGTTACTGGGAGAACCCGGCCTCCTACGGCTTCGAGGGGAAGTGTTCCTTCTGCTGCAGCGGCAACGACTGCAACACCGAACTCCCCGCAAATTTCCGGTTGCCACGCGAGGATTCGGAGGACCCAGGCGATACCG GTGTTATTAAGCAGCCAAAGGCACCACCAAAACCTGGCGGCACCACACGACCAAAGCCAGGTAGAACCACAGGCCCTAAACCAGGTGGACCTAAACCAGGTGGTACCACAAACCCAAAGCCAG GTGGAACGACCCGACCAAAGCCAGGAGGAACAACAGGCCCTAAACCAGGTGGTCCTAAGCCAGGTGGTACCACAAAACCAAAACCAGGTGGAACGACCCGACCAAAGCCAGGAGGAACAACAGGCCCTAAACCAGGTGGTCCTAAGCCAGGTGGTACCACAAAACCAAAGCCAGGTGGAACTACCCGACCCAAGCCAGGTGGAACGACCCGACCCAAGCCAGGTGGAACGACCCAACCCAAGCCAGGTGGAACATCAAGACCTAAACCACCTGCAACAAATCCACCAAATCCTCCTTCAAACAACCCATCCAACCCACCGGCAACTAACCCTCCGGCAACGAACCCATCGGCAACTAACCCACCACAAACTAACCCACCGGCAACTAACCCACCGGCAACGAACCCACCGGCAACCAATTCACCGCCAACAGCCTCTCCAAATCCCCCAGCAACGAAGCCACCAAGTAAACCACCGGCAGGGGGCGGATCGTCGCATGGTAACTCAGGGGAAAGTAGCAGTTCCGAAAGTTCCGAGGAGAGCGGAAGTGGAGGCCGTCCGAGCTGCGGCGGGAAAGGATGCAGTGGCCGCGAGCCACAATCTGTAGACATCGATGTTAAGATCCATATCGGTCGGAACCAGCTAAAGGGTGGAGGATCATCTTGTGAAGATACTGACCACGGGAAGCATCCTCATAGACCGAGCCATCCAAAAACAACCGCTCAACCACAAACACAACAACAAGCTGTCACCGATAAGCCTACAATGGCCCAGCCAACTCACAGCCCAACCAACTCACCCTCAACCCAGCCACCGCCAACTAATCCTTCTACACAAACAACCACGCCCGAAACAACAACTACTCAGTCAACAACTCAGCAACCAACAACACAATCACCAGCCACTCAACAACCAACAACCCAACCACCAACCACTCAGCCACCAACCACTCAACCACCAACAACTCAACCACCACCAACACAACCACAAACAACACAACCACCAACAACTCA ACCACCAACAACTCAACCACCAACAACTCAACCACCAACAACTCAACCACCAACAACTCAACCACCAACAACTCAATCACCAACTACAACCAGCTTACCCGCCGTCACAGCTACCGCCTACCCAACATCGTCAACTAGTAAAC CATTCACGTGCTACACGTGCCAGGACAGCACGTGTCAGAACCAGAAGCTTGTCACGTGTCCTACAGACGAACACTTCTGTCTGACCACAGTGGACCAGAAGGCGGACGGTTCCAGAGTGTTCACCAAAGG CTGCGTCAAGGAACCGGAATGCGAGGTGAAATGGTGGCAGAATACTTCCGGCAAGTCCGAGTGCATGGTAAGCATCGACGACGCTCCTTCCGGCCCTCCGAACATGGCGATGACGTGCAGCTTCTGTTGCACGAAAGACACGTGCAACGAGTTCGCCAAGCCGTCTGATCCATATGCGTACTACATCGGGAAGAGCCTCCCGAAGATACCTTAA